From bacterium, one genomic window encodes:
- a CDS encoding penicillin-binding protein 2, translating into MGSLNSGHKRRTAIVVIVINIALLILVGRLFYIQILQNKKLSEEAKKTQKTKITSSTERGIIYDRNRKELAVNIKTYTLYITPQKIKDPENVSEQLGRILLKDPEQILKQIQSRKRLFTLDSKLSSEMYKEISVLGLKGVQLHPESARFYPKGTLGSHVIGFVSSDNRGLEGTEKFFEDELGGKTGYYITMKDARGRELVSSRSHISSLSDGANIVLTIDEIIQHILERELDRLVEKFSPKSVTGIVMNPNTGEILAMANRPTYDPNNAGSFTHDCRRNRAITDAYEPGSTFKVITAATALNNKVFIPEDIIFAENGSYRFMKHTIHDHEPYGKITFRQALEVSSNIAFSKIGTRIGAEELYKYIRLFGFGAKTGIEFPGEARGLLRSLSRWSKLSVGVIPFGQEISVTPLQLITAISAVANGGNLMTPMIVSSIDDKGKKIKKEFKPKKVRRVVSSQTSSVLSEIMTGVVKNGTGINAQIEGYTIAGKTGTAQKYIPGKGYSNKKYVASFIGYLPVPNPQVSILIMVNEPQGEYYGSIVAAPAFKNVAQDVARYLNIFPDNGDQH; encoded by the coding sequence AATAAGAAGTTGTCTGAAGAAGCAAAGAAAACACAGAAGACGAAAATCACATCAAGTACTGAAAGAGGAATAATTTACGATCGAAACAGGAAAGAGTTGGCAGTAAACATAAAGACCTATACCCTTTATATCACGCCCCAAAAGATTAAAGATCCTGAGAATGTTTCCGAGCAGTTAGGGAGAATTCTCTTGAAAGATCCTGAGCAGATACTAAAACAAATTCAGTCTCGCAAAAGGCTTTTTACCTTAGACAGCAAATTGTCTTCTGAAATGTATAAAGAGATCTCAGTCTTGGGCTTAAAAGGTGTTCAGCTTCATCCCGAAAGCGCTAGATTTTATCCAAAGGGCACATTAGGAAGTCATGTTATCGGGTTTGTCAGTAGCGATAACAGGGGATTAGAAGGCACGGAGAAGTTTTTCGAGGATGAGCTGGGAGGCAAAACAGGTTATTATATCACCATGAAAGATGCTAGAGGCAGAGAACTTGTTTCATCCAGATCGCATATATCCAGTTTATCAGACGGCGCAAATATTGTTCTTACTATAGATGAAATTATACAGCATATATTAGAACGTGAATTAGATAGACTGGTGGAAAAATTTAGCCCTAAGAGTGTGACAGGCATTGTTATGAATCCAAATACAGGCGAGATACTTGCCATGGCTAATAGACCCACATATGATCCAAATAACGCCGGAAGTTTTACCCATGATTGCAGAAGAAACAGAGCAATAACAGATGCTTATGAGCCTGGATCTACTTTTAAGGTCATAACAGCGGCAACAGCTTTAAATAATAAAGTGTTTATACCTGAGGATATTATTTTTGCTGAAAACGGCTCATATAGATTTATGAAACATACAATACACGATCATGAGCCATATGGGAAAATTACATTCCGTCAGGCGCTTGAAGTATCAAGCAATATAGCATTTTCCAAGATAGGTACTAGAATCGGCGCAGAAGAGCTGTATAAGTATATTAGATTATTTGGGTTTGGAGCAAAGACAGGTATAGAGTTTCCCGGCGAGGCTAGGGGTTTGCTGCGTTCTTTAAGTAGATGGTCAAAGCTTTCTGTTGGGGTTATTCCATTCGGACAGGAGATATCAGTGACGCCTCTTCAGCTTATAACTGCAATATCAGCAGTTGCAAATGGGGGAAACTTGATGACTCCTATGATTGTGAGTAGTATAGATGATAAGGGGAAAAAAATAAAAAAAGAATTCAAACCCAAGAAAGTTCGTAGAGTAGTTTCTTCTCAGACAAGCAGTGTGTTAAGCGAAATAATGACAGGTGTTGTAAAGAATGGAACTGGTATTAACGCGCAGATTGAGGGATACACTATTGCAGGCAAGACAGGGACTGCTCAGAAATACATACCAGGAAAGGGTTATTCCAATAAAAAATATGTAGCGTCTTTTATAGGATATTTACCAGTCCCTAACCCGCAGGTATCAATACTAATAATGGTAAATGAGCCTCAAGGAGAATATTATGGATCAATCGTTGCTGCTCCTGCATTCAAGAATGTTGCGCAGGATGTAGCGAGATATCTTAATATTTTCCCCGATAATGGAGATCAACATTGA